In a single window of the Desulfallas thermosapovorans DSM 6562 genome:
- a CDS encoding TerD family protein: MINLQKGQKIDLTKTNPGLSKIMVGLGWDPVESKGGGGKGLLGGLFGGGSKTIDIDCDASVFMLDANGKLTKNKNLVYYGNKTSPCGSVRHSGDNLTGEGEGDDEQIMVELARVPADVHRLVFVVNIYDCERRKQHFGMIKNAFIRVVNIVNNQELCRFNLSEGYENKTTLIAGEVYRHQGEWKFAALGESTTDPGLQTLSRRFL, from the coding sequence GTGATTAACCTGCAAAAAGGGCAAAAGATTGATCTAACCAAAACCAACCCCGGTTTGTCAAAAATTATGGTTGGTCTTGGATGGGACCCCGTTGAAAGTAAAGGTGGCGGCGGGAAAGGTTTACTGGGCGGCCTGTTTGGCGGGGGAAGCAAAACCATTGATATTGACTGTGATGCTTCGGTTTTTATGCTTGATGCCAACGGCAAATTAACCAAAAACAAAAATCTTGTTTATTACGGTAATAAGACAAGCCCCTGCGGCAGTGTCCGCCATTCGGGGGACAACCTCACCGGAGAGGGCGAAGGCGATGATGAACAAATCATGGTGGAGCTCGCCAGGGTACCCGCTGATGTGCACCGGCTGGTGTTCGTGGTCAATATTTACGACTGCGAAAGACGCAAGCAGCACTTCGGCATGATTAAAAACGCCTTTATCCGGGTGGTCAACATTGTCAATAACCAGGAATTATGTAGATTTAACCTGTCTGAAGGGTACGAGAATAAAACAACGCTGATTGCCGGAGAAGTATATCGTCACCAGGGGGAGTGGAAATTTGCCGCTCTGGGCGAATCCACCACCGATCCCGGGTTGCAAACCCTGTCCAGAAGGTTTTTATAA
- a CDS encoding TerD family protein, with translation MISLAKGQKIDLTKTNPGLTKIMVGLGWDTNKYDGGHEFDLDAVAFLVNAEGKATGDGAFVFYNNKQDPSGSVVLSGDNRTGEGEGDDETIKINLATVPAEVHKIAICINIHEADTRNQNFGQVSNAFARVVNEDNGEEILRYDLGEDYSIETGLVVAEIYRHKGEWKFSAVGSGFQGGLAALAATYGLNAG, from the coding sequence ATGATTTCACTGGCCAAAGGCCAAAAGATTGATTTAACCAAAACCAACCCCGGCCTGACCAAAATTATGGTGGGTCTTGGCTGGGATACCAATAAATATGACGGCGGTCATGAATTTGACTTGGACGCCGTGGCTTTTTTGGTCAACGCCGAAGGCAAGGCTACCGGTGACGGGGCATTTGTATTCTATAATAATAAGCAGGACCCCAGCGGCTCTGTTGTTTTATCCGGGGACAACCGTACCGGTGAAGGGGAAGGCGACGATGAAACAATTAAAATTAACCTGGCTACCGTCCCTGCTGAAGTCCACAAAATAGCCATCTGCATTAATATTCACGAGGCTGACACCCGCAACCAGAATTTCGGCCAGGTGTCCAATGCCTTTGCCCGGGTTGTTAATGAAGATAATGGCGAGGAAATTCTCCGTTACGATTTGGGTGAGGATTATTCCATTGAAACCGGCCTTGTGGTGGCCGAAATATATCGCCATAAAGGTGAGTGGAAATTTAGCGCTGTGGGTAGCGGTTTTCAGGGTGGTTTGGCTGCTCTGGCCGCCACATATGGCTTAAACGCCGGATAA
- a CDS encoding DUF475 domain-containing protein yields the protein MDVITGFLAGLAASYGQFFSWDALVGMLTDPVNWGIIFWLVILEGLLSCDNALVLAVVVRRLPKHQQKKALLYGIWGAYFFRFLAIGLGVYLIKIRWVQILGAAYLLWLAAKYFISKRQVESEAGEDGDEPKVRRGGFWDTFWGTVATVELMDISFSVDSILAAFALSDEAWVLLLGGMLGILMMRGVATIFIRMLEKYPTLESAAYVLIALIGGKLLAQAFGYHVPPYMLFTVMAAVLIGTMLLDRMREGGKKEA from the coding sequence GTGGACGTAATAACGGGATTTTTAGCGGGTCTTGCGGCCAGCTACGGGCAATTCTTTTCCTGGGATGCCCTGGTTGGAATGCTTACGGATCCGGTGAATTGGGGCATTATCTTCTGGCTTGTTATACTGGAAGGTTTGTTATCCTGCGATAACGCGCTGGTGTTGGCTGTGGTGGTAAGGCGCCTGCCCAAACACCAGCAGAAAAAAGCGCTGCTTTATGGTATTTGGGGCGCGTATTTTTTCCGCTTTTTAGCTATCGGATTAGGTGTATATCTAATTAAGATACGCTGGGTACAAATACTGGGGGCTGCATATCTTTTATGGTTGGCCGCCAAGTATTTTATTTCCAAAAGACAAGTGGAATCCGAAGCCGGTGAGGATGGTGATGAGCCCAAGGTAAGGAGAGGTGGTTTTTGGGATACCTTCTGGGGTACGGTGGCCACAGTAGAGCTGATGGATATTTCCTTTAGCGTGGATAGTATTCTGGCTGCCTTTGCCTTGAGCGATGAGGCCTGGGTATTACTTCTGGGTGGTATGCTGGGTATTTTGATGATGCGGGGCGTAGCCACCATATTTATTAGAATGCTGGAAAAATACCCGACATTGGAATCCGCCGCCTATGTACTGATTGCTTTAATTGGTGGCAAACTGCTAGCTCAGGCCTTTGGTTACCATGTTCCCCCTTATATGCTTTTTACTGTTATGGCAGCGGTGCTGATAGGCACAATGTTGCTGGACCGTATGCGTGAAGGTGGTAAAAAAGAGGCATGA
- a CDS encoding HpcH/HpaI aldolase/citrate lyase family protein, translating into MSYFGYLTPEQKQRIFYIPPCQEPLDSDKTTLAHALGAALYMPGTHHRAISNILDNRIPGLISTVLCLEDAVDDREVDEAEKNLARELRRLCYAKDKGSVLPFIFIRVRNIDQFKRITRDYGPALDVLTGFVFPKFESGPGWEYFAHLAQTNARLGRTLYGMPILESPRVIHRESRAAHLLEIKKLLDQFKDLVLNVRMGATDLSGLYGLRRSPELTIYDIAVIRDFIADLVNIFGRPEDGYVISGPVWEYFSSGSRVLKPQLRQTPFREQFGSDGSKLRENLLGGYIDGLIREVMLDKANGLVGKTIIHPTHLLPVQALYAVTHEEYCDARDILANGGNGGVTKSIYNNKMNEAKPHTNWAQKIMILSRIYGVLNEGYDYTSIIFEGEKLRYIG; encoded by the coding sequence ATGAGTTATTTTGGTTACTTGACCCCTGAACAAAAGCAAAGGATATTTTATATCCCCCCCTGTCAGGAACCTTTGGATAGCGATAAGACAACACTGGCCCATGCTTTGGGGGCTGCTTTATATATGCCCGGCACACACCACAGGGCAATTAGCAATATTCTTGATAACCGGATACCCGGCCTGATATCCACTGTGCTCTGCCTGGAGGATGCCGTTGACGACCGGGAAGTGGACGAGGCGGAAAAAAACCTGGCCCGCGAGCTACGCAGGCTGTGTTATGCGAAAGATAAGGGGAGTGTTCTCCCCTTTATCTTTATCCGGGTCCGGAATATTGACCAGTTTAAGAGAATTACCAGAGATTACGGACCGGCGCTGGACGTTTTGACCGGGTTTGTATTCCCCAAATTTGAATCAGGCCCGGGGTGGGAGTATTTTGCCCACCTGGCTCAAACCAATGCCCGGCTGGGCAGGACATTATACGGTATGCCCATATTGGAGAGCCCCCGGGTAATTCACCGGGAATCCCGGGCCGCGCATCTTTTGGAGATTAAAAAGCTCTTGGATCAATTCAAGGATCTTGTTTTAAACGTGCGCATGGGGGCTACAGATTTATCAGGCTTATATGGTTTGCGCAGGAGCCCCGAGTTAACTATTTACGATATTGCAGTGATTCGGGATTTTATTGCCGACCTGGTAAATATTTTTGGCCGGCCCGAGGACGGCTATGTAATTTCCGGTCCGGTTTGGGAATATTTTTCTTCGGGCTCCAGGGTTTTAAAACCACAATTAAGGCAAACCCCTTTTCGGGAACAGTTTGGCAGCGACGGCAGTAAATTACGGGAAAATCTACTGGGCGGCTATATTGACGGGCTGATCCGGGAGGTGATGCTGGACAAGGCCAACGGTTTAGTGGGCAAGACCATTATCCACCCCACTCACTTGCTGCCGGTGCAGGCGCTGTATGCCGTTACCCATGAGGAATACTGTGATGCAAGGGATATACTGGCCAATGGGGGCAACGGCGGGGTTACCAAAAGCATTTATAATAACAAGATGAACGAAGCCAAGCCACATACCAACTGGGCCCAAAAAATAATGATATTATCCAGGATATACGGGGTGCTCAATGAAGGATATGATTACACGAGCATTATCTTCGAAGGAGAAAAGTTACGATATATTGGATAG
- a CDS encoding phosphoribosyltransferase family protein, producing the protein MKDMITRALSSKEKSYDILDSLTVGIEIEENYYGLPLESVFAMAARNNPKRSYLFVSKLIGKHIPVRTGTPFITGFLLASRLARTLGLPVAQQHIRALVDTLVYDRDDQLAAVNGCGQVSGFCAPYHLPGRVLFVGFAETATALGHAVFSSFTGGHRYLHTTRENLAGAFDTLYFTEEHCHAPEQRCLISDHLLVEGNDLLVLIDDEITSGNTCLDIIRTIHSKYPQPEYVILTILDWRDKKALLKYSRVEQELGVQIRVLPLIKGSFQSKGTSPVLDHPLASAGMAECPAGAVHMLHLPFGLTVEAKLAAGEDKDNSGGTGNSYLAYTGRFGLDERQNSRLHDEAIMLGQRLASQRKGKRTLCLGTGEFMYLPFLIARYMGDGIWVQSTTRSPVHPRLREDYGVKYAITYEDPFRPGVPNYVYNIPPRSYDEVYVFWERRVLPGQVAPLVRALQQAGIPHITFVYFCE; encoded by the coding sequence ATGAAGGATATGATTACACGAGCATTATCTTCGAAGGAGAAAAGTTACGATATATTGGATAGCTTAACGGTGGGTATTGAGATCGAGGAAAACTATTACGGCCTGCCGCTGGAGAGTGTTTTTGCCATGGCCGCCAGGAATAACCCCAAAAGGAGCTATTTGTTCGTCAGCAAGTTGATTGGCAAGCATATTCCGGTGCGCACCGGTACGCCTTTTATCACAGGGTTTCTTCTGGCGTCCAGGCTGGCCCGAACCCTGGGGTTGCCGGTTGCACAGCAGCATATCAGAGCCCTGGTGGATACCCTGGTCTATGACCGGGACGACCAGTTGGCTGCGGTTAACGGGTGTGGTCAGGTTTCCGGGTTCTGTGCACCATATCATTTACCTGGCCGGGTGCTGTTTGTCGGCTTTGCGGAAACTGCCACCGCCTTGGGTCACGCGGTTTTCAGCTCCTTTACAGGAGGCCACCGTTACCTGCATACCACCCGGGAAAACCTGGCGGGAGCATTTGACACATTATATTTTACCGAGGAGCACTGTCATGCTCCCGAACAGCGTTGCCTGATCAGCGACCATCTCCTGGTGGAGGGCAATGACCTGCTGGTTTTAATTGACGATGAAATCACTTCGGGCAATACCTGTCTTGATATCATAAGAACTATTCATAGCAAGTATCCCCAGCCGGAATACGTGATTTTAACCATCCTGGACTGGCGCGATAAAAAGGCGCTGCTAAAATACAGCCGTGTGGAACAGGAGTTGGGTGTGCAGATCCGGGTATTGCCTCTCATCAAGGGAAGTTTTCAGTCCAAAGGCACATCCCCGGTATTGGATCATCCCCTTGCCTCCGCAGGCATGGCTGAGTGCCCGGCCGGTGCGGTACATATGCTGCACCTCCCCTTTGGTTTGACTGTGGAGGCGAAGTTGGCTGCGGGCGAGGATAAGGATAACTCCGGTGGCACCGGGAACAGCTACCTGGCATATACCGGGCGGTTTGGCCTGGATGAGCGGCAAAACAGCCGCTTGCATGATGAGGCCATAATGCTGGGACAAAGGTTGGCCAGCCAAAGAAAGGGTAAAAGGACGTTGTGCCTGGGTACCGGCGAGTTTATGTATTTGCCTTTTCTAATTGCCCGCTATATGGGTGACGGTATTTGGGTGCAGTCCACCACCCGCAGCCCGGTGCATCCCCGACTGAGGGAGGATTACGGGGTTAAGTATGCCATAACCTATGAAGATCCTTTTCGCCCCGGTGTGCCCAACTATGTTTATAACATACCGCCCCGCAGTTATGATGAGGTGTATGTTTTTTGGGAACGCCGGGTATTGCCCGGGCAAGTGGCTCCGCTGGTGCGGGCACTGCAGCAGGCGGGTATACCCCATATAACCTTTGTCTATTTTTGTGAATGA